GCGTCGGGGTAAGCGGGCGATAAGACTTCAAACCCATGATTATACTCCTTCGAACTCAGCGATGGACTGACCGGCCTTCAAAGTAATGTAGGCCTTCTTCCAGTTGGACTTCTTGCCAGCAGCCATGCCCATACGGACACGCTTCATCTTACCACGGTTGATCAAGGTATTGACGGAGTCAACAGAAACGTTGAAACGCTTTTCAATAGCTTCCTTGATTTCAGTCTTGGTAGCAGACTTGGCAACCTTGAACACGTACTTCTTTGCACCCTTAGATGCAGCCATAA
Above is a genomic segment from Fibrobacter sp. UWEL containing:
- the rplW gene encoding 50S ribosomal protein L23 → MAEIHEILVAPHITEDAAKVMAASKGAKKYVFKVAKSATKTEIKEAIEKRFNVSVDSVNTLINRGKMKRVRMGMAAGKKSNWKKAYITLKAGQSIAEFEGV